The Shewanella japonica genome has a window encoding:
- the folP gene encoding dihydropteroate synthase translates to MFELKSGDKTLSLSSPVVMAIINVTPDSFSDGGQFSTFENACKQVDKVIEEGATILDIGGESTRPGATDVSVEEELARVIPVIEYAAKHPDIWISIDTSKPEVMEKAVAAGAHIINDVRALQAPGAVAMATNLDVPVCLMHMQGKPETMQDNPSYDNVIQQIVDFLSLRIDYCVAAGMPRENIIIDPGFGFGKTLAHNYELLAKLPELHSMHLPVLIGLSRKSMIGDLLQRNVDERLAGSLAGAMIAAQQGAQILRVHDVKETVDALTVMSATMASLHQ, encoded by the coding sequence GTGTTTGAGTTGAAGTCTGGCGATAAAACATTATCGTTATCTAGCCCTGTCGTAATGGCAATTATCAATGTTACCCCTGATTCTTTTTCTGATGGTGGTCAGTTTTCTACGTTCGAAAATGCCTGTAAACAGGTTGATAAAGTCATCGAAGAAGGTGCGACCATCTTGGATATTGGTGGCGAGTCAACTAGGCCCGGTGCAACTGATGTATCAGTTGAAGAAGAATTGGCTCGTGTGATCCCAGTGATTGAGTATGCGGCTAAACATCCTGACATTTGGATTTCAATCGATACGAGTAAACCTGAGGTGATGGAGAAAGCGGTCGCAGCAGGCGCGCATATTATTAACGATGTCCGCGCTTTACAAGCACCTGGCGCAGTCGCGATGGCGACTAACTTGGATGTGCCTGTATGCTTAATGCATATGCAAGGTAAGCCTGAAACAATGCAAGATAACCCAAGTTATGACAATGTCATTCAACAAATTGTCGATTTTTTATCACTACGCATTGATTATTGTGTTGCAGCAGGTATGCCTCGCGAAAATATTATCATTGACCCGGGTTTCGGTTTTGGGAAAACCTTAGCGCACAATTATGAGCTATTGGCAAAATTACCTGAACTTCATAGCATGCACCTACCTGTACTTATCGGTCTTTCTAGAAAGAGCATGATTGGCGATTTACTCCAGCGAAATGTAGATGAACGACTCGCCGGTAGTCTTGCTGGAGCAATGATTGCGGCGCAACAAGGCGCGCAAATTTTACGAGTACATGATGTAAAAGAAACCGTCGATGCGTTAACGGTTATGTCAGCAACCATGGCGAGTTTACATCAATAA
- the ftsH gene encoding ATP-dependent zinc metalloprotease FtsH: MSDMAKNLILWVVIAVVLMSVFQGYSPSSSSSQKMDYSVFLDSVRNGNINSVEIKSDQRTIEGIKRSGEKFTTIMPMYDQDLINDLDRKGISMKGQEAEESSFLTQIFISWFPMLLLIGVWIFFMRQMQGGGGKGAMSFGKSKAKLMSEDQIKTTFGDVAGCDEAKEDVKELVDYLKEPTRFQKLGGRIPTGVLLVGPPGTGKTLLAKAIAGEAKVPFFTISGSDFVEMFVGVGASRVRDMFEQAKKSAPCIIFIDEIDAVGRQRGAGVGGGHDEREQTLNQMLVEMDGFEGNEGIIVIAATNRPDVLDAALLRPGRFDRQVVVGLPDVRGREQILKVHMRKVPLADGVKASVIARGTPGFSGADLANLVNEAALFAARGNRRVVGMEEFESAKDKIMMGAERRTMVMSEEEKEMTAYHEAGHAIVGCLVPEHDPVHKVTIIPRGRALGVTFFLPEADAISQSRRKLESQISVAYGGRLAEELIYGGEKVSTGASQDIKYATSIARNMVTQWGFSEKLGPVLYAEDEGEVFLGRSMAKSKNMSDETAGMIDQEVKHLIDINYERAHTFLTENMDILHSMKDALMKYETIDAEQIDDLMNRRDVRQPADWQADDSMDDQDKGTPVNTDSVAEESTEDKPDVEPKTDESTAK, translated from the coding sequence TTGAGTGACATGGCAAAAAATTTAATTCTCTGGGTTGTCATCGCCGTTGTGCTGATGTCAGTTTTTCAGGGTTACTCCCCCTCTTCTTCGTCATCGCAGAAGATGGATTATTCCGTATTCTTAGATAGTGTCCGTAATGGCAATATCAATTCGGTTGAAATTAAGAGTGATCAACGAACTATTGAAGGGATCAAGCGTTCTGGAGAGAAGTTCACCACTATTATGCCAATGTATGACCAAGATTTAATTAATGATCTTGATCGTAAAGGGATTTCAATGAAAGGGCAGGAAGCTGAAGAGTCTAGTTTCTTAACCCAAATTTTCATTTCTTGGTTCCCAATGCTGCTATTGATCGGTGTATGGATATTCTTCATGCGTCAAATGCAAGGCGGTGGTGGTAAAGGCGCAATGTCATTTGGTAAAAGTAAAGCCAAATTGATGAGCGAAGACCAAATTAAAACGACTTTTGGTGACGTTGCAGGTTGTGACGAAGCTAAAGAAGACGTGAAAGAATTGGTTGATTACTTAAAAGAACCGACACGTTTCCAAAAGTTGGGTGGTCGTATTCCGACGGGTGTGTTACTTGTGGGCCCTCCGGGTACAGGTAAAACCCTACTCGCTAAAGCCATTGCTGGTGAAGCTAAAGTACCGTTCTTTACTATTTCTGGTTCTGACTTCGTTGAAATGTTTGTCGGTGTTGGTGCATCTCGTGTACGTGACATGTTTGAGCAAGCGAAAAAGTCAGCACCTTGTATTATCTTTATCGATGAAATCGATGCCGTAGGTCGCCAACGTGGCGCTGGTGTGGGTGGTGGTCACGATGAACGTGAGCAAACATTGAACCAAATGTTGGTTGAAATGGATGGTTTTGAGGGTAACGAAGGTATCATTGTTATCGCTGCAACTAACCGTCCAGATGTTCTTGATGCTGCTTTATTGCGTCCGGGCCGTTTTGACCGTCAAGTGGTTGTAGGTTTGCCAGATGTCCGTGGTCGTGAGCAAATTCTTAAAGTTCATATGCGTAAAGTACCTCTAGCTGATGGTGTTAAAGCCAGTGTTATCGCTCGTGGTACACCAGGTTTCTCTGGTGCTGATCTCGCTAACCTTGTTAACGAAGCTGCACTTTTCGCAGCACGTGGTAATCGCCGCGTCGTTGGTATGGAAGAGTTTGAAAGCGCAAAAGACAAAATCATGATGGGTGCAGAGCGCCGCACTATGGTGATGTCGGAAGAAGAGAAAGAAATGACGGCTTATCATGAAGCAGGCCATGCGATTGTTGGGTGTTTAGTACCAGAGCATGATCCGGTTCATAAAGTCACGATTATCCCTCGTGGCCGTGCATTAGGTGTAACATTCTTCCTACCTGAAGCGGATGCTATCAGTCAAAGTCGTCGTAAACTTGAGAGTCAAATCTCGGTAGCTTATGGTGGCCGTCTAGCTGAAGAGCTCATTTATGGTGGTGAGAAAGTATCGACAGGTGCATCTCAAGATATTAAATATGCTACATCGATTGCCCGTAACATGGTGACACAGTGGGGCTTCTCTGAGAAGTTAGGGCCTGTTCTATATGCGGAAGATGAAGGCGAAGTGTTCTTAGGTCGCAGCATGGCGAAATCTAAGAATATGTCTGATGAAACTGCTGGCATGATTGATCAGGAAGTGAAGCACCTTATTGATATTAACTATGAGCGTGCACATACATTCCTGACTGAAAATATGGATATCCTTCATTCAATGAAAGATGCATTAATGAAGTATGAAACCATTGATGCTGAACAAATTGATGATCTTATGAATCGACGTGATGTTCGCCAGCCTGCGGATTGGCAAGCGGATGATTCAATGGATGACCAAGATAAAGGCACACCGGTTAATACCGATTCTGTAGCCGAAGAGTCAACAGAAGATAAGCCTGATGTTGAACCTAAAACAGATGAATCTACAGCAAAATAA
- the tpiA gene encoding triose-phosphate isomerase has protein sequence MALRRPMVAGNWKMNGSAALAQELFSKFATKLQNDSAEVVLCPPSIYLESVRQLLEANKQTLDGALVRMGAQNLSQHDFGAYTGEISGKMLKDSGCRYVIIGHSERRRMYGETSNIVAEKFAAAQKHGLTPILCVGESGPAREARRTFEVIAEELDIVIEKNGTMAFDNAIIAYEPLWAVGTGKSATPEQAQEVHAFIRNRLSEVSPFIGENIRILYGGSVTPSNAADIFAQPDVDGGLIGGASLNSSEFLSLCSIAMSA, from the coding sequence ATGGCACTCAGACGTCCTATGGTAGCTGGCAACTGGAAAATGAATGGCAGTGCAGCGTTAGCTCAAGAGTTATTCAGCAAGTTTGCTACAAAGCTCCAAAATGATTCTGCTGAAGTAGTTTTATGTCCACCTTCAATTTATCTTGAAAGTGTTAGACAACTACTTGAAGCAAATAAGCAAACCTTAGATGGTGCGCTTGTAAGAATGGGCGCACAAAACCTAAGTCAACATGACTTCGGTGCCTATACTGGTGAAATTTCCGGTAAAATGCTAAAAGATTCAGGATGTCGATATGTGATTATCGGCCATTCCGAACGTCGTAGAATGTACGGCGAAACAAGTAATATCGTTGCAGAGAAATTCGCTGCAGCACAAAAACATGGTCTAACGCCGATTCTTTGTGTTGGTGAATCAGGTCCAGCTCGTGAGGCAAGACGCACTTTTGAAGTCATTGCTGAAGAGTTAGACATTGTGATCGAAAAGAATGGCACCATGGCTTTTGATAATGCCATTATCGCTTATGAGCCTTTATGGGCTGTAGGCACTGGTAAAAGTGCAACTCCAGAGCAAGCGCAAGAAGTTCACGCGTTTATTCGTAATCGACTCTCTGAAGTGTCTCCATTTATTGGAGAGAATATTCGCATTTTATATGGCGGTAGTGTTACCCCATCAAATGCTGCTGATATATTTGCCCAACCAGACGTAGATGGTGGATTGATTGGCGGAGCTAGCTTAAACTCTAGCGAGTTTTTAAGTTTATGTTCCATAGCGATGAGCGCATAA
- the rimP gene encoding ribosome maturation factor RimP: MATLETKLTEMLTVPVEALGFQLWGIEFVHAGRHSILRVFIDGENGINIEDCAEASRQVSAVLDVEDPISTEYTLEVSSPGVDRPLFTAEQYAAYIGEDAKVQLTMPVAGSRNLKGAITAIEGQMLTITVDGEDLIVALDNVRKGNIIAKF; this comes from the coding sequence TTGGCAACATTAGAAACTAAACTGACAGAAATGCTGACAGTACCTGTTGAAGCGTTAGGTTTTCAACTTTGGGGTATTGAGTTTGTCCATGCAGGGCGTCATTCAATATTACGTGTATTTATTGATGGTGAAAACGGTATCAATATTGAAGATTGTGCTGAAGCCAGCCGCCAAGTTAGTGCTGTTCTAGATGTTGAAGACCCAATTTCGACAGAATACACACTAGAAGTTTCATCGCCAGGTGTAGATAGACCACTATTTACGGCTGAGCAATACGCTGCTTATATCGGCGAAGATGCAAAAGTACAGTTAACGATGCCTGTTGCAGGTAGTCGTAATTTAAAAGGTGCTATTACGGCAATTGAAGGGCAAATGCTGACAATTACCGTTGATGGTGAAGATTTGATTGTGGCTTTAGATAATGTGCGTAAAGGCAACATTATTGCGAAGTTTTGA
- the nusA gene encoding transcription termination factor NusA encodes MNKEILLVAEAVSNEKAVPREKIFEALEIALATATKKKYEGEIEVRVAIDRKTGHYDTFRRWMVVDDQGEALENPYSEITLEAARFENPEIQPGEFIEDEIDSVVFDRITTQTAKQVIVQKVREAERAQIVEQFIEREGEIVTGVVKKSTRESVVVDLGNNADGVIYKEDIISRESFRPGDRVRALLYAVRPEARGAQLFLTRSKPEMIIELFRVEVPEILDEMIEIMGAARDPGARAKIAVKTNDKRIDPIGACVGMRGARVQAVSNELSGERVDIVMWDDNPAQYVINAMAPADVASIIVDEDNHSMDIAVEADSLAQAIGRNGQNVRLATQLTGWELNVMTVEELNAKHQAESAKVISLFVETLDVDEDFATVLAEEGFTSLEEIAYVPEAELLEVDGFDEDIVAALRERAKAAISTRALATEEALDGAEPAADLLALDGLEKHLAYVLASKGVSTLEDLAEQGIDDLIDIEELTEEKAGELIMAARNICWFGEEA; translated from the coding sequence ATGAATAAAGAGATTCTGCTAGTCGCAGAGGCGGTATCCAATGAAAAAGCCGTCCCACGCGAGAAAATATTCGAAGCGCTAGAAATTGCTCTAGCCACAGCAACTAAGAAAAAATACGAAGGCGAAATTGAAGTTCGCGTTGCTATTGACCGTAAAACGGGCCACTACGACACTTTCCGTCGTTGGATGGTTGTTGATGATCAAGGCGAAGCTTTAGAAAACCCTTATAGTGAAATTACACTTGAAGCTGCACGTTTTGAAAATCCTGAAATTCAACCGGGTGAGTTCATCGAAGATGAAATCGATTCAGTTGTTTTTGACCGTATTACAACGCAAACAGCGAAGCAAGTTATTGTACAAAAAGTACGTGAAGCTGAACGCGCACAAATCGTAGAGCAGTTCATCGAAAGAGAAGGTGAAATTGTTACTGGTGTTGTCAAGAAAAGCACCCGCGAAAGTGTAGTCGTTGATTTAGGTAATAACGCAGACGGTGTGATTTATAAAGAAGACATCATCAGTCGTGAATCTTTCCGCCCAGGTGACCGTGTTCGTGCATTACTTTATGCCGTTCGCCCAGAAGCTCGTGGCGCGCAACTATTTTTAACCCGTAGTAAGCCTGAGATGATCATCGAGCTATTCAGAGTAGAAGTACCTGAAATTTTAGATGAAATGATTGAAATCATGGGCGCAGCACGTGATCCAGGCGCTCGCGCTAAGATTGCAGTGAAAACTAACGATAAGCGTATCGACCCAATCGGTGCTTGTGTTGGTATGCGTGGTGCACGTGTTCAAGCTGTATCAAATGAATTAAGCGGTGAGCGTGTTGATATCGTTATGTGGGATGACAATCCTGCACAATACGTGATCAATGCAATGGCACCAGCTGATGTTGCTTCAATCATTGTTGATGAAGACAACCACTCAATGGATATTGCTGTTGAAGCAGATAGTTTGGCACAAGCAATTGGCCGTAACGGTCAAAATGTTCGTTTAGCTACTCAACTAACAGGTTGGGAACTTAACGTGATGACCGTTGAGGAGCTAAACGCTAAGCATCAAGCTGAAAGCGCTAAAGTGATTAGCTTGTTTGTTGAAACATTAGACGTTGACGAAGATTTTGCAACCGTTCTTGCTGAAGAAGGTTTCACTTCTTTAGAAGAAATTGCATACGTACCAGAAGCAGAACTGTTAGAAGTTGACGGTTTTGATGAAGATATTGTTGCTGCCTTGCGCGAACGTGCCAAAGCAGCGATTTCGACTCGAGCATTAGCAACGGAAGAAGCACTTGATGGTGCAGAACCGGCTGCTGATTTATTAGCGTTAGATGGTTTAGAAAAGCATTTAGCATATGTTCTTGCAAGTAAAGGTGTGTCGACCTTAGAAGACTTAGCAGAACAAGGTATTGACGATTTAATCGATATTGAAGAATTGACAGAAGAAAAAGCAGGTGAGCTCATCATGGCTGCCCGTAATATCTGTTGGTTTGGCGAAGAAGCATAA
- the infB gene encoding translation initiation factor IF-2 codes for MADTSIDKLATEVGKNVDRLIEQFAEAGIKKTKTDSVSETEKQTLLDHLKKQHGGENAPQKMTLQRKTVSTLSVNAGGGQSKDVKVEVRKKRTFVKRDESELAAEAEKQAQQQKEAEAAAKAAAEAKAAEDKAKAEAKAKADAEAKAKKEAEAKAKAEAKPAKADDAETAAAKAEAERIKAAQEEALTKKQKEEAAQAAETARKLAEENSKRWAEEERQRIEAEKSSDHHITTSKAARAAEDSSDAAEEKRGRRSRNKNANKKRGGKGGRDNRSRGARNQSTAPESMAHGFNKPVAVVKGDIRIGETVSVAELAQRMSVKATEIIKQMMKMGSMVTINQILDQETAQMVAEEMGHKVVLLRENKLEHQVLGDRDEENVVLETRAPVVTIMGHVDHGKTSLLDYIRRAKVADGEAGGITQHIGAYHVETDNGMITFLDTPGHAAFTSMRARGAKATDIVVLVVAADDGAMPQTIEAIQHAKAGNVPLIIAVNKMDKPEADPERVKSELAQHGVMSEDWGGEHMFVNVSAKAGTGIDELLEGILLQAEVLELQAVREGMAAGVVIESKLDKGRGPVATVLVQEGTLRQGDIVLCGLEYGKIRAMKDENGKSITEAGPSIPVEILGLSGVPSAGDEATVVRDERKAREVALYRQGKFRDVKLARQQKSKLENMFANMTEGEVQELNIVLKADVQGSLEAICDSLTKLSTDEVKVSIIARGVGALTETDATLAAASNAIMVGFNVRADAQARKTIEAESVDLRYYSVIYDLIDEVKAAMTGMLAPEFKQQIIGLAEVRDVFKSPKIGAIAGCMVTEGTIKRSAPIRVLRENVVIYEGELESLRRFKDDVNDVRNGMECGIGVKNYNDVKVGDQIEVFETVEVARTL; via the coding sequence ATGGCAGATACAAGTATAGATAAATTGGCCACAGAAGTGGGCAAGAATGTAGACAGACTGATTGAACAGTTTGCCGAAGCGGGAATTAAGAAGACTAAAACTGACAGCGTTTCTGAAACAGAAAAGCAAACGTTGTTAGATCACTTAAAGAAGCAGCATGGTGGTGAAAATGCGCCGCAAAAAATGACTTTGCAACGCAAAACTGTGTCTACTTTAAGCGTGAATGCCGGTGGTGGCCAATCTAAAGACGTTAAAGTTGAAGTACGTAAGAAACGTACTTTCGTTAAACGTGATGAAAGTGAATTAGCCGCAGAAGCAGAAAAACAAGCACAACAGCAAAAAGAAGCAGAAGCGGCGGCAAAAGCTGCAGCAGAAGCTAAAGCTGCTGAAGACAAAGCTAAGGCTGAAGCAAAAGCTAAAGCCGATGCAGAAGCTAAGGCAAAGAAAGAAGCCGAAGCTAAAGCAAAAGCAGAAGCAAAACCTGCTAAAGCTGATGATGCTGAAACTGCTGCAGCTAAAGCTGAAGCTGAGCGTATTAAAGCTGCTCAAGAAGAAGCGTTAACTAAAAAGCAAAAAGAAGAAGCTGCACAAGCTGCTGAAACTGCGCGTAAACTTGCTGAAGAAAACTCTAAGCGTTGGGCTGAAGAAGAGCGTCAACGTATAGAAGCTGAGAAAAGCAGCGACCATCACATCACAACATCTAAAGCTGCTCGTGCTGCTGAAGATAGCTCTGATGCTGCAGAAGAAAAACGTGGCCGTCGTTCTCGTAACAAGAATGCGAACAAGAAACGTGGTGGCAAAGGCGGTCGTGATAACCGTTCAAGAGGCGCTCGTAACCAAAGTACTGCTCCTGAATCAATGGCACACGGCTTTAACAAGCCTGTCGCAGTAGTTAAAGGCGACATTCGTATTGGTGAAACCGTTTCTGTTGCTGAACTTGCGCAGCGTATGTCTGTTAAAGCAACTGAAATCATCAAGCAAATGATGAAAATGGGTTCAATGGTTACGATTAACCAAATCCTTGACCAAGAAACAGCACAAATGGTTGCTGAAGAAATGGGTCACAAAGTTGTACTACTACGTGAAAACAAATTAGAGCATCAAGTACTTGGTGATCGTGATGAAGAGAACGTTGTTCTAGAAACACGTGCTCCAGTTGTGACCATCATGGGTCACGTTGACCATGGTAAAACATCATTACTTGATTATATTCGTCGTGCAAAAGTTGCCGATGGTGAAGCCGGTGGTATTACGCAGCATATTGGTGCTTACCACGTTGAAACTGACAACGGCATGATCACTTTCTTAGATACTCCTGGTCACGCAGCGTTCACTTCTATGCGTGCTCGTGGTGCTAAAGCAACAGATATCGTTGTATTGGTCGTTGCTGCTGATGATGGTGCTATGCCTCAGACAATTGAAGCAATCCAACATGCTAAAGCCGGTAACGTGCCGTTAATCATTGCTGTGAACAAAATGGATAAGCCAGAAGCTGATCCAGAACGTGTTAAGAGTGAATTAGCACAGCATGGTGTAATGTCTGAAGATTGGGGCGGCGAGCATATGTTCGTCAACGTTTCAGCTAAAGCAGGTACAGGTATCGATGAGCTACTTGAAGGCATTCTTTTACAAGCTGAAGTTCTAGAGCTTCAAGCTGTTCGTGAAGGTATGGCTGCAGGTGTGGTTATCGAATCTAAATTGGATAAAGGTCGTGGCCCAGTTGCTACTGTTCTTGTTCAAGAAGGTACGTTACGCCAAGGTGATATCGTTCTTTGTGGTCTTGAGTACGGTAAAATCCGTGCGATGAAAGATGAAAACGGTAAGAGCATTACTGAAGCTGGTCCATCAATCCCTGTTGAGATTTTAGGTCTTTCAGGTGTGCCATCAGCGGGTGATGAAGCGACAGTTGTACGTGATGAACGTAAAGCTCGTGAAGTTGCACTTTACCGTCAAGGTAAATTCCGTGATGTTAAACTTGCGCGTCAGCAGAAGTCTAAACTTGAGAACATGTTTGCGAACATGACTGAAGGCGAAGTACAAGAGCTAAACATCGTACTTAAAGCAGACGTTCAAGGTTCACTTGAAGCAATTTGTGATTCATTAACTAAACTGTCTACTGACGAAGTTAAAGTTAGCATTATTGCTCGTGGTGTTGGTGCATTAACAGAAACTGATGCAACACTTGCAGCAGCTTCAAACGCTATCATGGTTGGTTTCAACGTTCGTGCTGATGCACAAGCGCGTAAGACAATTGAAGCTGAAAGCGTTGATTTACGCTACTACAGCGTTATCTATGACCTAATTGATGAAGTTAAAGCGGCAATGACCGGCATGTTAGCGCCTGAGTTCAAGCAGCAAATCATCGGTCTAGCTGAAGTACGTGACGTATTTAAGTCGCCTAAGATTGGTGCAATTGCGGGTTGTATGGTTACTGAAGGTACCATCAAACGTAGCGCTCCTATCCGTGTACTACGTGAAAACGTGGTTATCTACGAAGGTGAACTAGAATCATTACGTCGCTTTAAAGATGATGTAAACGATGTCCGTAATGGCATGGAATGTGGTATCGGTGTGAAGAACTACAATGACGTCAAAGTTGGCGATCAGATTGAGGTCTTCGAGACGGTCGAAGTGGCCAGAACGCTGTAA
- the secG gene encoding preprotein translocase subunit SecG, translating into MYEVLIVVYLVVAIGLVGLILIQQGKGADMGSSFGAGASGTLFGSNGSGNFLTRSTAVLAIGFFALSLILGNLSANHSKKDDAWNDLGSAVEQVEQAPTQAETSESEIPD; encoded by the coding sequence ATGTATGAAGTTTTAATTGTTGTTTACTTGGTTGTTGCGATTGGTCTAGTAGGACTGATTTTAATTCAACAAGGTAAAGGCGCAGATATGGGTTCTTCTTTTGGTGCTGGTGCATCAGGAACTCTATTTGGCTCAAATGGTTCAGGTAACTTCCTGACCCGTAGCACCGCTGTTTTAGCGATTGGTTTTTTCGCATTAAGCCTTATTTTAGGTAACTTAAGTGCAAACCACTCTAAAAAAGATGATGCTTGGAATGATTTAGGTTCTGCAGTAGAGCAAGTTGAACAAGCTCCTACTCAGGCTGAAACCTCAGAATCAGAAATTCCTGACTAA
- the glmM gene encoding phosphoglucosamine mutase, protein MQQRNLFGTDGIRGKVGAGFMTPELALKLGWAAGRVLSRSGTKKIIIGKDTRISGYLFESALEAGLSAAGLNVLLVGPMPTPAIAYLTRTFRAEAGIVISASHNPYYDNGIKFFSADGSKLDDKIELEIEHELTKPMQCVESHLLGKAARIDDAAGRYIEYCKGHFPANLTLNGLTLVIDCAHGATYHIAPNVFKELGANVITIGDKPNGLNINDKVGATSMAAICEAVINHNADVGIALDGDGDRIMMVDHQGNIIDGDQILYILARDAIKQGEFQGGVVGTLMSNLGLEVALNELDVPFVRSNVGDRYVMELMRQNNWRIGGENSGHILNLDHGTTGDGIVAGILVLAAMQYANSKLAALVAPLEMYPQVLINVRYHVDKKPLESKLVRSVQTKIEKLLGQNGRVLIRESGTEPLIRVMVEGKNDVQVTAFANEIADVVKSVGL, encoded by the coding sequence ATGCAACAACGTAATCTATTTGGCACGGATGGAATTAGGGGAAAAGTTGGCGCAGGCTTCATGACCCCTGAATTAGCTTTAAAATTGGGTTGGGCTGCAGGCAGAGTGCTTTCACGCAGTGGGACAAAGAAAATTATTATTGGTAAGGATACCCGCATTTCCGGGTATCTTTTCGAATCAGCATTAGAAGCTGGTTTGTCTGCAGCAGGACTTAATGTTCTGCTCGTTGGTCCAATGCCTACCCCCGCAATTGCTTACCTTACTAGAACGTTTAGAGCTGAAGCGGGAATCGTTATCAGCGCTTCACATAATCCATATTATGATAATGGCATTAAATTCTTCTCTGCTGACGGCAGTAAGTTAGATGACAAAATAGAATTGGAAATTGAGCATGAGCTGACTAAGCCTATGCAATGTGTTGAGTCACACCTACTCGGTAAGGCGGCTCGAATTGATGATGCCGCCGGTCGATATATTGAATACTGCAAAGGCCACTTTCCGGCAAATCTGACTTTAAACGGATTAACTTTAGTCATCGACTGTGCTCATGGTGCTACCTATCATATTGCACCCAATGTATTTAAAGAGTTAGGTGCCAACGTGATTACCATTGGTGATAAACCCAATGGATTAAATATTAATGATAAAGTTGGAGCAACTTCCATGGCGGCTATTTGTGAAGCCGTTATCAATCACAATGCAGATGTGGGAATAGCACTCGACGGTGATGGTGACCGTATCATGATGGTCGATCATCAAGGCAATATTATTGATGGTGACCAAATATTGTATATTCTTGCTCGAGATGCGATCAAACAAGGTGAATTTCAAGGCGGAGTTGTGGGGACCTTGATGTCAAACCTGGGATTGGAAGTCGCATTGAATGAGTTAGATGTACCGTTTGTTCGTTCAAATGTTGGTGACCGATATGTTATGGAGCTTATGCGCCAAAATAACTGGCGTATCGGCGGTGAAAATTCAGGTCATATTCTTAATTTAGATCATGGTACGACTGGTGATGGTATCGTTGCTGGGATATTAGTATTAGCAGCCATGCAATATGCCAACAGCAAGCTTGCTGCATTAGTTGCCCCTCTAGAAATGTACCCGCAAGTATTAATTAATGTCCGCTATCACGTCGACAAAAAGCCATTAGAATCGAAACTTGTGCGATCTGTTCAGACAAAAATTGAAAAGCTATTGGGTCAAAATGGGCGAGTACTTATACGAGAGTCAGGCACAGAACCCTTGATAAGGGTGATGGTCGAAGGTAAAAATGATGTTCAAGTCACGGCTTTTGCAAACGAAATTGCCGATGTAGTCAAAAGCGTGGGTTTGTGA
- the rlmE gene encoding 23S rRNA (uridine(2552)-2'-O)-methyltransferase RlmE, giving the protein MATKKRSASSSRWMQEHFDDHYVKLSQKRGLRSRAAFKLEEIQQKDKLIKPGMTVVDLGAAPGGWSQIAVKLVGEKGKLVACDILPMDPIVGVDFLQGDFREEKVLDALLDRVGEDKVDVVLSDMAPNMSGSDGVDQPRAMYLVELALDMCHQVLASNGSFAVKVFQGEGFDEYMKAVRQAFTTVKTRKPDSSRPRSREVYIVATGYKL; this is encoded by the coding sequence ATGGCAACGAAAAAACGTTCGGCAAGTTCAAGCCGATGGATGCAAGAACATTTTGACGATCATTACGTTAAACTGTCACAAAAGCGAGGCTTACGCTCTCGAGCTGCATTCAAGTTGGAAGAAATCCAACAGAAAGATAAATTGATTAAACCAGGCATGACAGTGGTTGATTTAGGTGCAGCGCCTGGTGGCTGGTCACAGATTGCTGTTAAATTGGTTGGAGAAAAAGGCAAGCTTGTTGCTTGTGATATTTTACCAATGGATCCAATTGTGGGAGTTGACTTTTTACAAGGTGATTTCCGTGAAGAGAAAGTACTTGATGCTTTACTTGACCGTGTTGGTGAGGATAAAGTGGATGTAGTGCTTTCTGATATGGCGCCTAATATGAGTGGTTCAGACGGTGTGGACCAACCTAGGGCGATGTATCTTGTTGAATTAGCATTAGATATGTGTCATCAAGTATTGGCATCTAATGGTAGTTTTGCAGTTAAAGTCTTTCAGGGGGAGGGCTTTGATGAATATATGAAAGCAGTTCGACAAGCTTTCACTACAGTTAAAACACGAAAACCAGATTCATCGCGACCACGTTCACGTGAAGTGTATATAGTGGCGACTGGTTACAAGTTATAG